Proteins from one Nicotiana tabacum cultivar K326 chromosome 23, ASM71507v2, whole genome shotgun sequence genomic window:
- the LOC142177342 gene encoding uncharacterized protein LOC142177342, which translates to MPPYLKIYDGTTDPEDHVTHYVTAIKGNDLAKEQVSSILLKKFGETLTGEALTRYSQLPARSIETFEEMVDKFVMAHARAKKAEARVNDIFSIKQSPGEGLRDFLTRFKRVRMTLQNVLEGMVVATFPNGMNRNGSRETRKLLSQLMKYHPTTWDEIHNASCAEVCAGEDDLNGPIHRLTSVQVEPRKDRRNDARRDLAAPRSNRERHQSYVRSATMPPSRHEEGLSRPRTGTHRNERGMPPLLSTHNFYVSPSEIVYALEKLRPKVKWP; encoded by the coding sequence ATGCCGccttatctgaaaatatatgaCGGTACGACCGACCCCGAAGATCATGTAACTCACTATGTCACCGCGATAAAGGGAAATGATCTCGCCAAAGAACAAGTCTCCTCCatcttgttgaaaaagttcggcgaGACCCTTACCGGAGAAGCATTAACTCGGTATTCACAGCTGCCCGCGCGCTCCATTGAAACATTCGAAGAGATGGTCGACAAATTCGTAATGGCCCATGCTAGGGCTAAAAAGGCGGAGGCAAGAGTGAACGATATATTTTCCATCAAACAATCACCCGGAGAGGGATTGAGGGACTTCCTCACTCGATTCAAAAGAGTAAGGATGACCTTACAGAATGTATTAGAAGGAATGGTTGTAGCAACTTTCCCGAACGGGATGAACAGGAATGGATCAAGGGAGACCAGAAAACTATTAAGTCAGCTTATGAAATATCAtccaaccacttgggatgaaatacacaacGCCTCCTGTGCCGAGGTCTGTGCTGGCGAAGATGACCTAAATGGGCCAATCCATCGATTGACCTCGGTACAAGTTGAACCCAGGAAGGATCGAAGAAATGATGCCAGGAGAGATCTTGCAGCTCCACGATCCAACAGAGAAAGGCATCAGTCATATGTCAGAAGTGCCACCATGCCCCCCTCCCGCCACGAAGAGGGCCTATCTAGGCCAAGGACAGGGACTCACCGGAACGAGAGAGGTATGCCCCCATTACTATCCACTCACAATTTTTATGTGTCACCCTCAGAAATAGTCTACGCATTGGAGAAGCTCAGACCAAAAGTAAAGTGGCCATAA